Proteins from one Microbacterium faecale genomic window:
- a CDS encoding VOC family protein yields the protein MILWTDDAPVGYARLVALGAKPVQTPEPWLDHLLIAWVEDPDGHLVQVVQTLNRPVVEPEHDQTSKRNFTASPRLADL from the coding sequence GTGATCCTCTGGACCGACGATGCTCCCGTAGGCTACGCACGCCTCGTCGCCCTCGGCGCGAAGCCCGTCCAGACTCCCGAGCCGTGGCTCGACCACCTGCTGATCGCGTGGGTCGAGGACCCCGACGGACACCTGGTGCAGGTCGTCCAGACCCTCAACCGACCAGTGGTCGAGCCGGAACACGACCAGACGTCAAAGCGGAACTTCACCGCGTCACCACGGTTAGCGGACCTTTAG
- a CDS encoding epoxide hydrolase family protein, translated as MRRPTSEVRAFRPRATDADLDDLRARLVATRLPEAETVYRAAPDPRRWEQGVPLGDIVDVVDYWRSEYDWRSFEDRLHQIGQFRTTVDGLGIHFLHRRSSRADATPLLLTHGWPGSIAEFVDVVDQLTQPVHASTPAFHVVIPSLPGFGYSDQPTTTGWGVGKIARAWVKLMGKLGYPEFVAHGGDWGGVVTTVLAGLFPKQVLGIHTTLAQAPPGLAAEGLSAGERAWVEETRAFWQTRAAYAKQQSTRPQTIGYSLVDSPVGLLAWILDKFAEWTDTDDSPFETVSLDRLLDNVTLYWLTRTGASSARIYYESHGGVNAFDTELRVDVPAAISVYPRDIEKCPRAWAQERYRQIVRWGTPERGGHFPSLEVPDYFVEDLQQGVAAVLAAGKR; from the coding sequence ATGAGACGCCCAACTAGCGAGGTGCGGGCTTTCAGGCCGCGTGCAACTGATGCTGACCTGGATGACCTGCGCGCACGATTGGTCGCGACGCGACTTCCCGAGGCTGAGACGGTGTATCGGGCTGCGCCTGATCCTCGCCGATGGGAGCAGGGCGTTCCTCTCGGCGACATTGTCGATGTTGTGGACTACTGGCGCAGCGAGTATGACTGGCGCTCCTTCGAAGACCGACTTCATCAGATCGGGCAGTTCCGGACGACCGTCGATGGTCTCGGAATCCACTTCCTGCACCGCCGATCCTCACGCGCGGATGCCACCCCGCTCCTCCTCACGCATGGTTGGCCGGGCAGCATTGCTGAGTTCGTCGATGTGGTGGATCAGCTGACGCAACCGGTACACGCCTCTACGCCAGCATTCCACGTCGTGATCCCCTCGTTGCCGGGGTTCGGATACAGCGATCAGCCGACGACGACGGGGTGGGGAGTCGGCAAGATCGCGCGTGCGTGGGTGAAGCTGATGGGTAAGCTCGGCTACCCCGAGTTCGTAGCCCATGGTGGCGACTGGGGAGGTGTGGTCACCACTGTTCTCGCCGGTCTGTTCCCGAAGCAGGTGCTCGGAATCCACACGACGTTGGCGCAGGCGCCGCCCGGCTTGGCGGCCGAAGGTTTGTCGGCCGGCGAACGTGCCTGGGTCGAGGAGACTCGCGCCTTCTGGCAGACTCGCGCCGCGTACGCGAAACAGCAGTCGACTCGGCCTCAGACCATCGGCTATTCGCTCGTTGACTCGCCGGTTGGCTTGCTTGCGTGGATCCTCGACAAGTTTGCTGAATGGACGGACACCGACGACAGCCCGTTTGAGACAGTTTCCCTGGATCGGCTTCTCGACAATGTCACCTTGTATTGGCTGACACGGACCGGAGCATCGTCAGCCCGTATCTATTACGAAAGCCACGGCGGTGTGAACGCGTTCGATACCGAACTTCGAGTCGACGTCCCGGCGGCAATCAGCGTCTATCCCCGCGACATCGAGAAATGTCCCCGTGCGTGGGCGCAGGAGCGTTATCGGCAGATCGTTCGATGGGGAACGCCCGAGCGTGGGGGACATTTCCCTTCGCTAGAGGTCCCCGACTATTTCGTGGAGGACCTGCAGCAAGGCGTCGCGGCAGTCTTGGCCGCGGGCAAACGCTGA
- a CDS encoding CGNR zinc finger domain-containing protein: MRSELPDFRLGSVLATSFTATLTERRGSSVERIPTPQRLVDWLALHDLFVESCTTGQYDLALGLRESIHLAATAAALQDNPPTSAVQVINDSSARGHAVAMLTRGGKRAWQLSRKSPLDDALSVIAADAISILAGARDGRLALCASPSCEAAFFDVSRSRTRRWCDMNTCGNRQKKARFNASKLDNRGSA; the protein is encoded by the coding sequence ATGCGCTCAGAGCTCCCTGACTTTCGCCTCGGCAGCGTCCTAGCGACCAGCTTCACGGCCACCCTGACCGAGCGCCGCGGCAGCTCGGTGGAACGCATTCCCACACCGCAACGACTCGTCGATTGGCTGGCCTTGCACGACCTCTTCGTGGAGTCATGCACAACAGGTCAGTATGATCTCGCTCTGGGCCTGAGAGAGTCGATACACCTGGCGGCGACAGCAGCTGCCCTTCAAGACAACCCGCCTACTTCTGCTGTCCAGGTCATCAACGACAGCAGCGCCCGCGGTCACGCCGTCGCGATGTTGACGCGTGGGGGCAAACGAGCGTGGCAACTCAGCCGGAAATCTCCCCTGGACGATGCCCTCAGTGTGATCGCCGCGGATGCGATCAGCATCCTCGCAGGCGCGCGCGACGGACGCCTGGCCCTGTGCGCGTCACCATCGTGCGAAGCGGCCTTCTTCGATGTCAGCCGAAGCCGCACCCGGAGGTGGTGCGACATGAACACATGCGGCAACCGTCAAAAGAAGGCTCGGTTCAATGCCTCCAAGCTCGACAATCGAGGGTCGGCGTAG
- a CDS encoding CocE/NonD family hydrolase — protein MRWRLSASPIWLIGDEWSADKGAAMPHRPHECRPSSECAANGGEAEAACRASPHPPGNYHRPHGAHGGQPRESVVPVTVNNILTSYTSCTARRRRRGQERDDSPNDPFGGVCMKKARYGLLDRYVNRANRLPRGGAYSVADHDVVLADGTVLKAAHYAPTGRARGTLVAMTPYARTGLAARFTYGVYASQGYHVLIASIRGSFGSGGEFSPMFHERDDFRDVVEWMREQGWYAGAFASIGASYLGWTQWALLSDPQPDHKAAIILAGPHDFTQFHWGTGTFTSALPVWAALINVQETRPLQSIRYAVTKAASVHRLLRRAPIDAALHEMMPRQWHWLKDRLVHEIDDPYWKPVDLSDSIDRVDIPVLISSGWQDLFLPQSLEQFDRLRNRGVDTAFTVGPWEHRGASGGPLQVAETFDWLDAHLIGTDSNRTAPVHLHVTGADEWRSLDYWPPATAPHRLHLAPGSLSDVPASGEISFLFDPADAPTFPGGPLLLGGGYADDTAVAQRADVFVVASDVLTADLEVHGTPIAALDHSAECPDSNIFVRISEVDAKGKSRNVAQGAQRVSANGTAHIELTPIAHRFSAGNRIRVAIAGGAYPHFPASPGTGENPMLAVERVSNRHTIRLAGSSITLPVAT, from the coding sequence GTGCGCTGGAGGCTCTCCGCGTCGCCCATCTGGCTGATCGGCGACGAGTGGAGCGCCGACAAAGGCGCGGCGATGCCTCACAGACCGCATGAGTGCCGGCCTTCATCGGAATGCGCCGCTAATGGTGGCGAGGCGGAAGCGGCTTGTCGAGCGTCGCCGCACCCGCCCGGCAACTACCACCGGCCCCATGGCGCACACGGCGGACAACCACGAGAATCGGTGGTTCCTGTCACCGTCAACAACATCCTGACCTCATACACTTCATGCACGGCACGTCGTCGGCGCCGAGGTCAGGAAAGGGATGACTCACCCAACGATCCATTCGGAGGAGTCTGCATGAAAAAGGCGCGATACGGCCTGCTCGATCGTTACGTGAACCGTGCCAACAGACTCCCCCGAGGCGGCGCATACTCGGTCGCGGATCACGACGTCGTCCTCGCCGACGGCACCGTCCTGAAAGCGGCCCACTACGCTCCAACCGGCCGAGCCCGGGGCACCCTCGTCGCAATGACCCCATACGCGCGCACCGGACTCGCCGCGCGTTTCACCTACGGGGTCTACGCGTCTCAGGGCTATCACGTCCTGATCGCGAGCATCCGCGGTTCCTTCGGGTCGGGGGGCGAGTTCTCCCCGATGTTCCACGAACGCGACGATTTTCGCGACGTCGTTGAATGGATGCGGGAACAGGGCTGGTATGCGGGCGCGTTCGCGTCCATTGGCGCCTCCTACCTGGGCTGGACGCAGTGGGCGTTACTCTCCGACCCGCAGCCCGATCACAAGGCGGCGATCATCCTCGCCGGACCGCACGACTTCACGCAGTTCCACTGGGGAACGGGCACATTCACTTCCGCCCTGCCAGTATGGGCGGCGCTCATCAACGTGCAGGAGACCCGTCCGCTGCAGTCGATCCGCTATGCCGTCACGAAGGCGGCCTCCGTCCACCGGCTCCTGCGCCGTGCGCCGATCGATGCGGCCCTCCACGAGATGATGCCTCGCCAGTGGCACTGGCTAAAGGATCGCCTCGTGCATGAGATCGACGACCCATACTGGAAGCCGGTTGATCTCAGCGATTCGATCGACCGCGTGGATATCCCTGTCCTGATCTCGAGCGGCTGGCAGGACCTCTTCCTGCCGCAGTCCCTCGAGCAGTTCGACCGACTCCGGAACCGCGGGGTGGACACAGCCTTCACGGTCGGTCCGTGGGAGCACAGGGGCGCCAGCGGCGGTCCTCTGCAGGTTGCCGAGACGTTCGATTGGCTCGACGCGCACTTGATCGGCACCGACTCGAACCGGACAGCTCCCGTGCACCTTCATGTCACTGGCGCCGACGAGTGGCGATCCCTCGATTACTGGCCGCCGGCGACCGCCCCTCACCGCCTGCATCTGGCCCCTGGTTCGCTTTCGGATGTGCCCGCCTCGGGGGAGATTTCTTTCCTCTTCGACCCCGCTGATGCCCCGACCTTCCCCGGTGGACCGCTACTGCTCGGCGGAGGCTACGCCGACGACACCGCCGTGGCACAGCGCGCGGACGTATTCGTCGTCGCATCCGACGTACTAACGGCGGATCTGGAGGTCCATGGAACACCGATCGCCGCGCTGGACCATTCGGCCGAATGTCCTGACTCGAACATCTTCGTACGGATCTCCGAGGTCGACGCGAAGGGGAAGTCACGGAACGTCGCGCAGGGCGCACAACGCGTCAGTGCGAATGGGACGGCCCACATAGAGCTCACTCCAATCGCACACCGGTTCAGTGCGGGGAACAGAATCAGAGTCGCCATCGCCGGGGGTGCCTACCCGCACTTTCCGGCGAGCCCCGGGACTGGTGAAAATCCCATGCTCGCCGTGGAACGGGTTTCGAATAGGCACACGATCCGTCTGGCGGGATCGAGCATCACACTCCCGGTTGCGACCTAG
- a CDS encoding putative quinol monooxygenase, whose product MVAVELTGHLICAHEGEAATVRRYLPRHVELTHGEPGCLHFEVKPTDDPLVWSVSERFVDRAAFDAHQARVAASEWGRITRGITRNFVVTEREK is encoded by the coding sequence ATGGTTGCCGTCGAGCTGACGGGGCACTTGATATGCGCGCACGAAGGGGAAGCTGCGACCGTCCGACGCTACTTGCCCCGCCACGTCGAGCTCACCCACGGAGAGCCGGGGTGCCTCCACTTCGAGGTGAAGCCGACCGACGACCCGCTCGTGTGGTCCGTGTCGGAGAGGTTCGTTGACCGCGCGGCGTTCGACGCGCACCAGGCGCGCGTCGCAGCCAGCGAATGGGGCCGGATCACGCGCGGCATCACGCGGAACTTCGTGGTCACGGAGCGCGAGAAATAG
- a CDS encoding class I SAM-dependent methyltransferase, with the protein MDHFDRLVDLGESADVSGWDFSWLDGRATEERPPWGYARQLSKRLGSAYASLDIQTGGGEVLAEAEVFPRTAVATESWPPNVAKAARKLHPRGVVVVADPDEPPLPFANDAFDLVTSRHPATVWWTEIARVLRPGGTYFAQHVGPESAFELIEFFLGPQPEARRGRHPDDEAADAIAAGLDIVDLRTATLRIEIRDVAAVVYLLRKVIWWVPGFTVERYRERLRDLHEIIEQQGPFIAHSTRHLIEARKLPR; encoded by the coding sequence ATGGATCACTTCGACAGGCTCGTCGACCTGGGCGAATCAGCAGACGTGTCGGGCTGGGACTTCTCCTGGCTTGATGGGCGCGCGACCGAAGAGCGGCCGCCGTGGGGTTACGCTCGGCAGCTGTCGAAGCGTCTGGGGAGCGCGTACGCGAGCCTCGACATCCAAACGGGCGGGGGAGAGGTTCTCGCCGAGGCAGAGGTCTTCCCTCGCACAGCGGTGGCGACCGAATCATGGCCGCCTAATGTCGCGAAGGCGGCTCGAAAACTGCATCCGCGAGGTGTCGTGGTGGTCGCCGACCCTGATGAGCCTCCCCTTCCATTCGCCAATGATGCGTTCGATCTCGTGACGAGCAGGCATCCAGCGACGGTCTGGTGGACCGAGATCGCGCGAGTGCTGCGACCGGGCGGCACATACTTCGCTCAGCACGTCGGTCCGGAGAGCGCGTTCGAGTTGATCGAATTCTTTCTGGGCCCGCAGCCGGAAGCCCGACGCGGCCGCCACCCCGACGACGAGGCCGCCGATGCCATCGCAGCGGGGCTCGACATCGTCGACCTACGCACGGCGACGCTTCGCATCGAGATTCGTGACGTCGCGGCCGTCGTCTATCTCTTGCGGAAAGTGATCTGGTGGGTGCCGGGCTTCACGGTCGAGAGGTATCGGGAGCGACTTCGTGACCTGCACGAGATCATTGAACAGCAGGGGCCGTTCATCGCTCATTCGACGCGTCATCTCATCGAGGCGCGGAAACTGCCACGGTGA
- a CDS encoding VOC family protein yields MGSRCRCGGRSRGHPPAHAEALGATRGAEHEESGVQWIDMRDPNGNRFRVFAPRST; encoded by the coding sequence GTGGGCTCGCGATGCCGCTGCGGAGGCCGGTCTCGAGGTCATCCGCCCGCACACGCCGAGGCGCTCGGGGCGACGCGAGGAGCCGAGCATGAAGAAAGCGGTGTCCAGTGGATCGACATGCGGGATCCAAACGGCAATCGTTTTCGCGTCTTCGCGCCGCGAAGTACGTAA
- a CDS encoding MerR family transcriptional regulator, with amino-acid sequence MTCAASREPERYTTSQLAAVSGYSAQQVRDLDRLGVIPPADRQSNGYRQFAGLHVTALRAYRGLAIAVGPVVARATMRDIRGLPIDEAIARIVALHVDLARSRADAVAALRALDSIVDESAHNTPAVPGDTMTITELSTALGVRSSTLRFWEQEGLIMPERDEPLAARRYPPDAVSDARIVATLRAGGYRIPAIQAVMTSLHTLDRTTDAREALHNRLRDIAFRSDALLRAGADLSNMLHSTAVNDAVARNR; translated from the coding sequence ATGACGTGCGCGGCTTCCCGTGAGCCCGAGCGATACACGACGAGTCAGCTCGCGGCTGTTTCGGGGTACTCGGCCCAGCAGGTCCGCGATCTCGACCGCCTCGGTGTCATCCCGCCCGCTGACCGGCAGAGCAACGGATATCGACAGTTCGCTGGCCTCCATGTCACCGCACTACGCGCGTACCGCGGCCTGGCAATCGCGGTCGGCCCTGTGGTGGCCCGCGCGACAATGCGTGACATACGTGGTCTGCCCATAGACGAAGCGATCGCCCGCATCGTCGCGCTCCATGTCGATCTCGCGCGTTCGCGAGCCGATGCGGTCGCCGCGCTCCGCGCTCTCGACAGCATCGTCGACGAAAGCGCCCACAACACGCCCGCAGTGCCCGGCGACACGATGACTATCACCGAACTTTCCACCGCGCTCGGCGTGCGCTCCTCCACGCTCCGTTTCTGGGAGCAGGAAGGGTTGATCATGCCTGAACGGGACGAGCCGCTTGCCGCGCGACGCTACCCGCCAGATGCCGTGAGCGACGCCCGGATCGTCGCCACCCTCCGCGCAGGCGGCTACCGGATCCCCGCCATCCAAGCAGTCATGACATCCCTGCACACGCTGGACAGGACCACGGACGCCCGAGAAGCACTCCATAACCGACTGCGAGACATCGCCTTCCGCTCAGACGCACTACTCCGTGCCGGTGCAGACCTCTCCAACATGCTGCACTCGACCGCTGTCAACGACGCCGTGGCCAGGAACCGCTAG
- a CDS encoding dihydrofolate reductase family protein produces MARLTFSMNVTLDGCVDHQVGIADDETHGFFTRLMDEHHAMLWGRTTYEMMENYWPAVARGDVDAPAAVREWALKLETKPKYVVSLSRSDFPWTNSHRVVGDLRSAVQDLKESAPGGVLLGSGKLATELDRLGLIDEYRFLVHPVIAGHGPTMYQDGLPSTRRLDLISSEPLGNGVIAVHYRRAE; encoded by the coding sequence ATGGCGAGACTCACTTTCAGCATGAACGTCACCCTGGATGGTTGCGTCGACCACCAGGTCGGAATCGCGGACGATGAGACGCACGGCTTTTTCACTCGTCTCATGGACGAGCACCACGCAATGCTCTGGGGCCGTACGACCTACGAAATGATGGAGAATTACTGGCCGGCGGTTGCGCGCGGCGACGTCGATGCCCCGGCGGCGGTGCGCGAGTGGGCACTCAAGCTCGAGACGAAGCCGAAGTACGTCGTGTCGTTATCACGCAGCGATTTTCCCTGGACCAACAGTCATCGCGTCGTCGGCGATCTGCGGTCAGCCGTGCAGGATCTCAAGGAGAGCGCTCCGGGCGGAGTGCTTCTCGGGAGCGGCAAACTTGCGACAGAGCTCGACCGACTCGGACTGATCGACGAGTACCGGTTCCTCGTCCACCCCGTGATCGCGGGCCACGGCCCGACCATGTATCAGGACGGACTGCCGAGCACTCGTCGTCTCGACCTGATCTCGTCCGAGCCGCTCGGCAACGGTGTGATCGCGGTGCACTACCGACGGGCCGAATGA
- a CDS encoding AAA family ATPase — protein sequence MAAVVFMCGPAGSGKSTIARRLEADGFVRLSFDQEAWDRGIRHMPLDKEEHRDIDARLRKRLLDLVADGCDVVLDFSFWSRAMRESWRRALKPRGVVPETIYLATDRATCLGRVAARRRTHGDDFALDEETAATYFDHFEPPTLAEGPVRIVAG from the coding sequence GTGGCAGCGGTCGTCTTCATGTGCGGGCCTGCGGGCTCTGGTAAATCGACCATCGCGCGTCGCCTCGAAGCGGATGGCTTCGTCCGCCTGTCGTTCGATCAGGAAGCCTGGGATCGAGGCATCCGTCACATGCCGCTCGACAAGGAGGAACACCGCGATATCGACGCCCGTCTGCGGAAGCGGCTCCTCGATCTCGTCGCGGACGGATGTGACGTCGTGCTCGACTTCTCGTTCTGGTCGCGCGCCATGCGCGAGAGCTGGCGGCGCGCGCTCAAGCCGCGCGGCGTGGTTCCCGAGACCATCTACCTCGCAACTGATCGGGCGACGTGTCTCGGTCGCGTCGCGGCGCGGCGGCGAACGCACGGCGATGACTTCGCACTGGACGAGGAGACCGCCGCAACTTACTTCGATCATTTCGAACCCCCGACTCTCGCTGAGGGCCCCGTGCGTATCGTGGCGGGCTGA
- a CDS encoding GNAT family N-acetyltransferase — MVDLRAEMFEAMGVDASDESWRRAACEWFEMRLDDPDFGIFVVEEGGAVVASAVGAIRDAAPSPSCPAGRDVLINNVCTAPVYRGRGHGSAAFDAVLTWARRTGVQRAELMATEGGRSIYERAGFVEIGSAAMRAML; from the coding sequence TTGGTCGATCTGCGGGCAGAGATGTTTGAGGCGATGGGTGTTGACGCGTCCGATGAGTCTTGGCGTCGGGCTGCCTGTGAGTGGTTCGAAATGCGGCTCGACGATCCTGACTTCGGAATCTTCGTCGTCGAGGAGGGTGGCGCTGTCGTGGCCTCTGCCGTTGGGGCCATTCGTGACGCAGCGCCTTCGCCGTCGTGTCCTGCAGGGCGCGACGTGCTTATCAACAACGTGTGCACGGCTCCTGTGTACCGCGGGCGCGGGCATGGTTCTGCGGCGTTCGACGCGGTCCTAACCTGGGCGCGCAGGACCGGCGTGCAGCGCGCTGAGCTGATGGCCACCGAGGGTGGTAGAAGCATCTATGAGCGGGCCGGCTTCGTTGAGATCGGTTCGGCTGCCATGAGGGCGATGTTGTGA
- a CDS encoding RrF2 family transcriptional regulator: MKLPASLEWALHCTTAIAQVPDGAVSTAQLAEHFDLPTAYLAKQLALLVRADVLSGTTGPRGGFRLARPPADITVLKIVEAIDGRGNPYQCREIRQQGRGALPADQCRERCALAATMDEAHEAWRTSLAAVTIESLLETLPETIPGRTRRLLARDHATGTP, from the coding sequence ATGAAGCTGCCGGCGAGCTTGGAGTGGGCATTGCACTGCACCACTGCCATTGCGCAGGTGCCGGATGGAGCAGTGAGCACGGCCCAGCTCGCGGAGCATTTCGACCTTCCGACGGCCTATCTCGCCAAGCAGTTGGCTCTGCTGGTCCGAGCGGATGTGTTGTCCGGCACGACCGGCCCGCGCGGCGGATTTCGTTTGGCGCGGCCACCTGCCGACATCACCGTCCTGAAGATCGTGGAGGCCATCGACGGTCGAGGAAACCCGTACCAGTGTCGGGAGATCAGGCAGCAGGGTCGCGGCGCGCTTCCGGCAGACCAGTGCCGTGAGCGGTGCGCTCTGGCCGCCACGATGGACGAAGCTCACGAAGCATGGCGGACCAGCCTAGCTGCGGTGACGATCGAAAGCCTCCTCGAAACACTGCCGGAGACGATCCCCGGGCGCACTCGACGCCTCCTGGCGCGCGACCACGCGACAGGCACCCCGTAG
- a CDS encoding hemerythrin domain-containing protein: MAWSDELRHVHARLREALVMTQEAVARGDPEVAASRDLLLFCHGFCSALTGHHVGEDRDLFPAIAAEHPELRETLRKLKQDHSMISHLVSGLQAVIEARSSPEELLKHLEGIAAIMESHFRYEERQLLVVLETLALDADPQRVLGPL, encoded by the coding sequence GTGGCCTGGAGCGATGAATTGCGTCACGTGCACGCGCGCTTGCGCGAGGCGCTGGTGATGACACAAGAGGCGGTTGCTCGTGGCGATCCCGAGGTTGCGGCGAGCCGTGATCTGCTGTTGTTCTGCCACGGTTTCTGCAGTGCGCTCACGGGGCATCACGTGGGTGAGGACCGGGACTTGTTCCCAGCTATCGCAGCTGAGCATCCCGAGCTGCGCGAGACGTTGCGCAAGTTGAAACAGGATCACTCGATGATCTCGCACCTAGTGAGCGGGTTGCAGGCCGTCATCGAAGCGAGATCGTCGCCCGAGGAGCTGCTGAAGCACCTTGAAGGCATCGCGGCGATCATGGAGAGCCACTTCCGATACGAAGAGCGGCAGCTGCTCGTCGTGCTTGAGACGCTCGCGCTCGATGCCGATCCTCAGCGCGTGCTGGGGCCGCTCTGA
- a CDS encoding AraC family transcriptional regulator, with protein sequence MIEILNRLVDEVERRLDDHIDVEAFAASMGTTGYHVRRMFSSLAGIPTSEYVRQRRMTVAASDVIGDEDLLTIAVRYGYGSVEAFGRAFRSVHGVTHSEVRRDGGPLRAQPTIRFRLTVEGSSAMDARITERPAFRLIGYAARVPLIYKGVNPHIQQHIASLPAEEHQRLKDLSGAEPRGLLQVSADLDPDYREGSELTYLHGVAVDAGTEVPTDLDLIEVDRGAWVVFRTSGPHPKALQDAYAASAAHWFPSNPWRLRPGPSIVAIREHTDDFSTATCELWFPIERD encoded by the coding sequence ATGATCGAGATCCTGAACCGTCTGGTCGATGAGGTCGAGCGCCGTCTCGACGATCACATCGATGTCGAGGCGTTCGCTGCGTCGATGGGAACGACGGGCTACCACGTACGCCGCATGTTTTCCTCGTTGGCAGGCATTCCGACCTCCGAGTATGTGCGTCAGCGGCGGATGACCGTCGCCGCCTCGGACGTGATTGGCGATGAGGACCTCCTGACGATCGCCGTGCGCTACGGATACGGTTCGGTCGAGGCCTTCGGCCGGGCGTTCCGTTCCGTGCACGGAGTGACTCACAGTGAAGTCCGTCGCGACGGTGGCCCCCTTCGTGCTCAACCCACCATCAGGTTCCGCCTGACTGTCGAAGGGAGCTCCGCCATGGATGCCCGAATCACCGAACGTCCCGCCTTCCGTCTCATCGGCTATGCCGCACGCGTGCCGCTGATCTACAAGGGCGTCAACCCGCACATCCAGCAACACATTGCGTCTCTGCCAGCCGAGGAACACCAGCGACTCAAAGACCTCAGCGGCGCCGAGCCTCGTGGGCTGCTACAAGTCAGCGCTGATCTCGACCCCGACTACCGAGAGGGGAGCGAGCTCACTTATCTTCATGGTGTCGCGGTCGATGCCGGGACAGAGGTGCCGACAGATCTCGACCTCATCGAGGTCGACCGCGGAGCGTGGGTCGTGTTCCGCACTTCAGGTCCGCATCCGAAGGCACTGCAGGATGCGTACGCCGCATCCGCTGCGCATTGGTTCCCGTCGAATCCCTGGCGGTTGCGACCAGGGCCTTCGATCGTCGCGATCCGCGAACACACCGACGATTTCAGCACGGCGACGTGCGAGCTGTGGTTCCCGATCGAGCGCGATTGA
- a CDS encoding DNA alkylation repair protein: MRRRLSTADELVTALQNASDPRETERIRTRVATNESVIGVRMSTLFATAKLATDIPAAELERLFIHPAYEPRLAAFCILDFRARRRLSAKEREDLAAIYLDHHHAITTWDMVDRAAPRVIGWPILSDVIEFRVLEDLARSDDPLRRRSAITAPLWFIKKGSDGDVARGLVIADLLADDPHPRVAAAVKIYRKHAARRDQ, translated from the coding sequence ATGCGAAGGCGTCTGAGTACTGCTGACGAGCTCGTCACGGCACTACAGAACGCGTCGGACCCACGTGAGACCGAGCGGATTCGAACCCGAGTCGCAACTAATGAATCGGTCATCGGTGTCCGGATGAGCACGTTGTTCGCGACGGCGAAGCTTGCCACCGACATCCCCGCAGCAGAACTCGAAAGACTATTCATCCATCCTGCGTATGAGCCGCGCCTCGCCGCATTCTGCATCCTCGATTTTCGCGCCCGTCGGCGCCTCTCCGCCAAGGAACGTGAGGACCTCGCCGCAATCTATCTCGACCACCACCACGCCATCACGACATGGGACATGGTTGATCGAGCAGCACCCCGGGTAATCGGGTGGCCGATCCTAAGCGACGTGATCGAGTTTAGGGTCCTCGAAGACCTTGCACGATCCGACGACCCACTTCGACGACGGTCTGCGATCACCGCGCCATTATGGTTCATCAAGAAAGGATCAGATGGCGACGTCGCGCGTGGACTTGTCATTGCAGACCTGCTTGCTGACGACCCGCACCCTCGCGTCGCCGCCGCCGTCAAGATCTACCGCAAGCATGCAGCACGGCGCGATCAATGA
- a CDS encoding DUF6194 family protein yields MSMEQILSEVRTFNGLLELAPLPGSEHPEISWGDHFFYYAPDGQVPRNRQPYATIVTKNYLDDTESRLDHEGRWRLNMNVGAEAFTDLVGYPPEEIDESGADYSTTDSFLPHPLYGAYGWVCVVNPASATIERALEALRVAHLADRRRVERRQRRGDASQTA; encoded by the coding sequence ATGTCTATGGAACAGATCCTGTCAGAAGTCCGAACGTTCAACGGTCTCCTCGAACTCGCACCGCTGCCCGGAAGCGAACATCCAGAGATCTCGTGGGGCGACCACTTCTTCTACTACGCCCCGGACGGCCAGGTGCCACGCAACCGCCAGCCGTACGCAACGATCGTCACGAAGAACTACCTGGACGACACAGAGAGTCGCCTCGATCACGAGGGGCGTTGGCGGCTGAACATGAATGTGGGAGCGGAAGCCTTCACCGATCTCGTCGGATACCCTCCCGAAGAGATCGACGAATCCGGTGCGGATTACAGCACGACAGATTCGTTCCTCCCTCATCCCCTGTATGGCGCATACGGGTGGGTATGCGTCGTCAATCCCGCAAGCGCAACCATCGAGCGTGCGCTGGAGGCTCTCCGCGTCGCCCATCTGGCTGATCGGCGACGAGTGGAGCGCCGACAAAGGCGCGGCGATGCCTCACAGACCGCATGA